A genomic region of Notamacropus eugenii isolate mMacEug1 chromosome 3, mMacEug1.pri_v2, whole genome shotgun sequence contains the following coding sequences:
- the TFCP2 gene encoding alpha-globin transcription factor CP2 isoform X1 gives MAWALKLPLTDEVIESGLVQDFDASLSGIGQELGAGAYSMSDVLALPIFKQEESSLPPDNENKILPFQYVLCAATSPAVKLHDETLTYLNQGQSYEIRMLDNRKLGELPEINGKLVKSIFRVVFHDRRLQYTEHQQLEGWKWNRPGDRILDIDIPMSVGIIDPRANPTQLNTVEFLWDPAKRTSVFIQVHCISTEFTMRKHGGEKGVPFRVQIDTFKENENGEYTEHLHSASCQIKVFKPKGADRKQKTDREKMEKRTPHEKEKYQPSYETTILTECSPWPEITYVNNSPSPGFNSSHSSFSVGEGNGSPNHQPEPPPPIADNLLPTTTPQEVQQWLHRNRFSTFSRLFTNFSGADLLKLTRDDVIQICGPADGIRLFNALKGRMVRPRLTIYVCQESLQLREQQQQKQENGDSNGAFFVYHAIYLEELTAVELTEKIAQLFSISPCQISQIYKQGPTGIHVLISDEMIQNFQEEACFILDTMKAETNDSYHIILK, from the exons TGATGTCCTTGCATTGCCCATTTTTAAACAAGAAGAGTCAAGTTTGCCACCTGATAATGAGaataaaatcctacctttccagtatgtGCTTTGTGCTGCTACCTCTCCTGCAGTAAAGCTCCATGATGAAACACTCACATATCTCAATCAAG GACAGTCTTATGAAATCCGAATGCTGGACAACAGGAAACTTGGAGAACTTCCAGAAATCAATGGCAAGTTAGTGaag aGTATATTTCGAGTGGTTTTCCATGACAGACGACTGCAGTATACTGAACATCAGCAGCTTGAAGGCTGGAAATGGAACAGACCAGGGGATAGAATCCTTGATATAG ATATTCCAATGTCTGTAGGTATAATTGATCCTAGGGCAAATCCAACACAACTGAATACGGTGGAGTTCCTCTGGGACCCTGCAAAGAGGACATCTGTGTTTATTCAG GTACATTGTATCAGCACAGAGTTCACTATGAGAAAACATGGTGGAGAAAAGGGTGTGCCATTCCGAGTTCAGATTGACACtttcaaggagaatgagaatggaGAATACACTGAACACTTGCATTCAGCCAGCTGTCAGATCAAAGTTTTCAAG cCCAAAGGTGCAGACAGGAAGCAAAAAACAGAcagggagaaaatggagaagCGAACCCCTCATGAAAAGGAAAAGTATCAACCTTCATATGAGACAACTATACTCACAGAG tgttctccatggcctgagatcacaTATGTCAATAATTCCCCATCACCTGGCTTTAACAGTTCCCACAGCAGTTTTTCAGTTGGAGAAGG GAATGGTTCACCAAATCACCAGCCAGAACCACCCCCTCCAATTGCAGAT AATCTTCTGCCAACAACTACCCCTCAGGAAGTTCAACAGTGGTTACATCGCAACCGATTCTCCACCTTCTCACGGCTTTTCACAAATTTCTCAG GTGCAGATTTATTGAAGTTAACCAGAGATGATGTTATCCAGATTTGTGGCCCGGCTGATGGAATTCGCCTCTTCAATGCCTTAAAAGGGCG GATGGTGAGGCCCAGGCTGACCATTTACGTTTGCCAGGAATCCTTGCAGTTacgggagcagcagcagcagaagcaggagaatggAGACTCCAATGGTGCCTTCTTTG TGTACCATGCCATCTATCTGGAAGAACTGACAGCTGTTGAGCTGACAGAGAAAATCGCTCAGCTTTTCAGTATTTCCCCTTGTCAGAtcagtcagatctacaaacagGGGCCAACAGGAATTCATGTGCTCATCAGTGATGAG ATGATTCAGAACTTTCAGGAGGAAGCTTGTTTTATTCTGGACACAATGAAAG CTGAAACCAATGATAGCTACCACATCATATTGAAGTAG
- the TFCP2 gene encoding alpha-globin transcription factor CP2 isoform X2, which translates to MAWALKLPLTDEVIESGLVQDFDASLSGIGQELGAGAYSMSDVLALPIFKQEESSLPPDNENKILPFQYVLCAATSPAVKLHDETLTYLNQGQSYEIRMLDNRKLGELPEINGKLVKSIFRVVFHDRRLQYTEHQQLEGWKWNRPGDRILDIDIPMSVGIIDPRANPTQLNTVEFLWDPAKRTSVFIQVHCISTEFTMRKHGGEKGVPFRVQIDTFKENENGEYTEHLHSASCQIKVFKPKGADRKQKTDREKMEKRTPHEKEKYQPSYETTILTECSPWPEITYVNNSPSPGFNSSHSSFSVGEGNGSPNHQPEPPPPIADNLLPTTTPQEVQQWLHRNRFSTFSRLFTNFSGADLLKLTRDDVIQICGPADGIRLFNALKGRMVRPRLTIYVCQESLQLREQQQQKQENGDSNGAFFDDSELSGGSLFYSGHNES; encoded by the exons TGATGTCCTTGCATTGCCCATTTTTAAACAAGAAGAGTCAAGTTTGCCACCTGATAATGAGaataaaatcctacctttccagtatgtGCTTTGTGCTGCTACCTCTCCTGCAGTAAAGCTCCATGATGAAACACTCACATATCTCAATCAAG GACAGTCTTATGAAATCCGAATGCTGGACAACAGGAAACTTGGAGAACTTCCAGAAATCAATGGCAAGTTAGTGaag aGTATATTTCGAGTGGTTTTCCATGACAGACGACTGCAGTATACTGAACATCAGCAGCTTGAAGGCTGGAAATGGAACAGACCAGGGGATAGAATCCTTGATATAG ATATTCCAATGTCTGTAGGTATAATTGATCCTAGGGCAAATCCAACACAACTGAATACGGTGGAGTTCCTCTGGGACCCTGCAAAGAGGACATCTGTGTTTATTCAG GTACATTGTATCAGCACAGAGTTCACTATGAGAAAACATGGTGGAGAAAAGGGTGTGCCATTCCGAGTTCAGATTGACACtttcaaggagaatgagaatggaGAATACACTGAACACTTGCATTCAGCCAGCTGTCAGATCAAAGTTTTCAAG cCCAAAGGTGCAGACAGGAAGCAAAAAACAGAcagggagaaaatggagaagCGAACCCCTCATGAAAAGGAAAAGTATCAACCTTCATATGAGACAACTATACTCACAGAG tgttctccatggcctgagatcacaTATGTCAATAATTCCCCATCACCTGGCTTTAACAGTTCCCACAGCAGTTTTTCAGTTGGAGAAGG GAATGGTTCACCAAATCACCAGCCAGAACCACCCCCTCCAATTGCAGAT AATCTTCTGCCAACAACTACCCCTCAGGAAGTTCAACAGTGGTTACATCGCAACCGATTCTCCACCTTCTCACGGCTTTTCACAAATTTCTCAG GTGCAGATTTATTGAAGTTAACCAGAGATGATGTTATCCAGATTTGTGGCCCGGCTGATGGAATTCGCCTCTTCAATGCCTTAAAAGGGCG GATGGTGAGGCCCAGGCTGACCATTTACGTTTGCCAGGAATCCTTGCAGTTacgggagcagcagcagcagaagcaggagaatggAGACTCCAATGGTGCCTTCTTTG ATGATTCAGAACTTTCAGGAGGAAGCTTGTTTTATTCTGGACACAATGAAAG CTGA